CTTTTCGTTTTTTGTGTAAAAAATAAGAAGTGTAGAAAAAATAGCCACAGCGGCAATCAAAATATATGGACCAAAAGTAACTACCAAATGTTCTAGCCATAGTAAAAATTTAGTCGGTAGAGGCAGTTCCATTTTAGTCTCTTCAAAAAACTGTTTAAACTGCGGTATTACCATTACTATAACGATAACAAAAGAGATTATCATCGCAAACATAACAAAAAGCGGATATCTAGTAGCCTTTTTAAATTTTCTTCTATTATCTAAAATAGCTTGTAAAATTTTTGATAAATGATTTAACGATTCAGGTAAAGTTCCGGTTTCTTCACCTAATCTTATCATCGATAAAGTTAAAAATCCAAGCTGCTTTTTAAATCTTTTTGCCGCTTCAAAAAAACTTTTTCCTCCTTCTATATCTTCCATTATTTGAGTAAATATAGCCTTAAGCATCCTGTTTTCTTGTGTTTTAACTGTTTCGGCAAGTGCAGTATTTAACGGCAAACCTGCATCAATCATGATTGAAATTTGATCGATAATCGAGATTAATGTTTCTATATCGGCTCTTATGTTTTTTATAGGGTTATTGAGTTTTTCTTGAATCTCTTTTAGATAAAAAGAAAAAGGTTTGCTTGTTTCAGAAATTTTGATCAGAACTCCCAACTTTAAATCGGAAAATTTTTGCAATACTGAAGCCTTGTTTTCAGCTTCTATAATAGTAGAAAATCTCTTTTTTCCCCTTTTGTAAACTACTTTAAAGTATCTCAACTATTTTTCCTTAGCAACTCTAAATACCTCTTCTAATGTAGTTATTCCCTTTATAACCTTGCTAATACCGTCAACTATCATAGGTTGATATGAACCCTTTTTCTCGGCATATTCAACTATTTCTACTTTATTTGCGTTTTCAGAAATCAGTTTTGCCAATATATCGTCGATAACTAAAATCTCAGATATCATCGTCCTATCGAAATAACCTGTAAAATCACACTTAGAGCAACCTTTTCCTCCATAAAATTTAGTATTTTGGGGTATATACTTTTTAACCTTTTCGATAAGCTTTAACGGAGGTTTTATCTCTATTTTACAGTATGGGCAAATCTTTCTAACCAATCTTTGTGCAACGACACCTATTAACGAGTCGGCAATAAGATACGGTTTTAGTCCCATCTGAACCATTCTAGGTATTGCTCCGGGCGCATCATTGGTATGCAATGTTGAAAACACCAAATGTCCTGTTAAAGCTGCCTGAGCGGCCGCATTTAAAGTTTCAAAATCTCTGATTTCGCCTATTAAGATAATATCTGGGTCTTGTCTTAAAAAAGATTTTACGGCTTTAGCAAACGTCAAACCTATCTTCTCGTTTACCTGGATCTGCTGAACAAGGGGAAGTCTATACTCTACTGGATCTTCTGCGGTCATAACTTTATTGGTTATGTTTTTTATCTCATTTAAAGCTGCGTACAAAGTAGTTGTTTTACCACTTCCCGTTGGACCTGTTATAAGTATAATTCCATGTGGAGAGTGGATAAGTTCCATAAACGTGTTTAGATTTTCCTCTTCAAATCCCAACTCCTCAAGCTTTAAAAGTACCTTTCCTCTGTCTAAAATCCTCATTACCAAAGATTCGCCATAAATAGTTGGAGTCGTAGAGAGCCTAAAATCATAAATTTTATCTTCTATAGTAAAAGAGAATCTTCCGTCTTGAGGCACCCTTTTTTCCGAAATATCTAAATTTCCTAAAAGTTTGATTCTTGAAGCAAGCGCATTATATATCTCTAGATCAAAAACAAAATTTTCATGTAAAATACCATCTATTCTTGCCCTTACTATTACCTCTTTCTCATCAGGTTCTATATGGATATCACTTGCTCTTTTTACAATGGAGTCTTTGATTATTAGTAAAATAAGCCTCATTACGGCACTCTCTTCTCCCTCTTTTTTCGCACCTTCAGTTCTTAACTCCTTTTTTACCTCTTCAACAATCTCTTTAGTCTGCTTTAATATCTCTATTCTATGAAAAATAACGTCTATATCTTCTTGAAGAGCCAAATATATCTTTATAGGTTTTAAAGATATAGTCCTCTCTAGATGCTCTAATGCTTCATAATTAAGCGGATCGGAAGTTGCCACATATAAAAAATCCTCATCTTCTTTAAAAGGTATCGCATTTGCCGCTTTTAAAAGATTGAAAGGATATTTTTTTGCAAGTTTGTCAAAATCTATCTCTTCTCCATAAAGATCTATAAAATCGATCTTTAACTGTTTAGATAAAGCTTTTAAAAGCTCTTTTTGGGTTACAAACCCCTCTTCGATTAAAATTTCACCAAGTTTTTTTGTAAAATTAAGCTCTTTTTGAATCTTTAATGCACGCTCTAACTGTTCTGGCGTAATCAATCTCTCTTCAACTAAAATATCGCCTAGACGTATCTTTTTAGCTATCATTTTGCATCCATTGTTCTAAAAGTTTTGCAGCATCTTTTGAGTGTTTAAACTTTAAATACACCTGCAATAGCTCTATTGCTGATTCTTTATCTCCAAGATGATATAAGGATTTTGCGTACAAAAGCCATGACTCTTCAGATTCGTTATCTATCGTATTTGCGGTTTTTGCCCATTCAAGAGATTTTCTGTAATCTCTTTTTTCAAAATAGTATTTAGCAATTTTTATAGCCAACTTATATGTTTTCCTTTTTTGAAAAAGCTCTTCCAAATCCTTTATCGAAGGCTCTTTTATATTTAAAATATTTCGATTTTGCTCCAAATTAGCACTATTT
This Nitrosophilus labii DNA region includes the following protein-coding sequences:
- a CDS encoding type II secretion system F family protein, with the protein product MRYFKVVYKRGKKRFSTIIEAENKASVLQKFSDLKLGVLIKISETSKPFSFYLKEIQEKLNNPIKNIRADIETLISIIDQISIMIDAGLPLNTALAETVKTQENRMLKAIFTQIMEDIEGGKSFFEAAKRFKKQLGFLTLSMIRLGEETGTLPESLNHLSKILQAILDNRRKFKKATRYPLFVMFAMIISFVIVIVMVIPQFKQFFEETKMELPLPTKFLLWLEHLVVTFGPYILIAAVAIFSTLLIFYTKNEKVRLFLDKWLLKVYIIGEATLYAMISRFIYVFRVLVEAGIPMIDALKIASEIVENSYMKRELEKISLAIEEGRTLYSGFEDSRLFENMVVEMIKAGEIGGGLGKMLGKVSKIYQDRFDYIVDNIATLIEPILIAAIAGFVLTLSLGIFLPMWNLVNIAG
- a CDS encoding GspE/PulE family protein: MIAKKIRLGDILVEERLITPEQLERALKIQKELNFTKKLGEILIEEGFVTQKELLKALSKQLKIDFIDLYGEEIDFDKLAKKYPFNLLKAANAIPFKEDEDFLYVATSDPLNYEALEHLERTISLKPIKIYLALQEDIDVIFHRIEILKQTKEIVEEVKKELRTEGAKKEGEESAVMRLILLIIKDSIVKRASDIHIEPDEKEVIVRARIDGILHENFVFDLEIYNALASRIKLLGNLDISEKRVPQDGRFSFTIEDKIYDFRLSTTPTIYGESLVMRILDRGKVLLKLEELGFEEENLNTFMELIHSPHGIILITGPTGSGKTTTLYAALNEIKNITNKVMTAEDPVEYRLPLVQQIQVNEKIGLTFAKAVKSFLRQDPDIILIGEIRDFETLNAAAQAALTGHLVFSTLHTNDAPGAIPRMVQMGLKPYLIADSLIGVVAQRLVRKICPYCKIEIKPPLKLIEKVKKYIPQNTKFYGGKGCSKCDFTGYFDRTMISEILVIDDILAKLISENANKVEIVEYAEKKGSYQPMIVDGISKVIKGITTLEEVFRVAKEK